A genome region from Triticum aestivum cultivar Chinese Spring chromosome 2B, IWGSC CS RefSeq v2.1, whole genome shotgun sequence includes the following:
- the LOC123044360 gene encoding LOB domain-containing protein 37, translating into MRGSERAAVSASTSGMSCNGCRVLRKGCNEACVLRPCLLWIEAADAQGHATLFAAKFFGRAGLMSFLTAVPEQQRPAVFQSLLYEAAGRTINPVSGAVGLLWAGSWHLCEAAVQTVLRGGAIRPLPELAGGVPEGGVGGSDLFASSSRRAVVGCSTYSAAKRVTPRKTWAPEAASHHQEPSCDLGLFLTPGSAAAAEGERRARRAGTPSMSSDGSVTTSAGAGAGGEKEPELLNLFV; encoded by the exons ATGAGAGGGAGTGAGCGGGCGGCGGTGTCAGCGTCAACGTCGGGGATGAGCTGCAACGGGTGCCGCGTGCTGCGCAAGGGGTGCAACGAGGCCTGCGTGCTGCGCCCGTGCCTGCTCTGGATCGAGGCAGCCGACGCGCAGGGCCACGCCACCCTCTTCGCCGCCAAGTTCTTCGGCCGCGCCGGCCTCATGTCCTTCCTCACCGCTGTCCCCGAGCAGCAGCGCCCAG CCGTGTTCCAGTCGCTGCTGTACGAGGCGGCGGGGCGAACGATCAACCCGGTGAGCGGCGCGGTGGGGCTGCTCTGGGCGGGAAGCTGGCACCTGTGCGAGGCGGCGGTCCAGACCGTGCTCCGGGGCGGCGCCATCCGCCCGCTGCCGGAGCTCGCGGGCGGCGTCCCGGAAGGCGGAGTCGGTGGAAGCGATCTGTTCGCCTCCTCTTCCAGGCGGGCCGTGGTGGGGTGCTCCACGTATTCGGCGGCGAAGCGGGTGACGCCGAGGAAGACATGGGCGCCGGAGGCAGCGTCCCACCACCAGGAGCCCTCGTGCGACCTGGGGCTTTTCCTCACCCCCGGatcggccgcggcggcggagggggaGCGACGGGCGAGGCGGGCCGGCACGCCGTCGATGAGCTCCGACGGCTCCGTGACCACGAGCGCTGGCGCAGGCGCCGGCGGCGAGAAGGAGCCGGAGCTGCTGAATCTTTTTGTTTAA